A genomic region of Rhodococcus pyridinivorans contains the following coding sequences:
- a CDS encoding histidine phosphatase family protein, whose product MQGQLDTDLSELGRQQALAVADAIARFDPLAVVSSDLRRAYDTATALGDRIGLPVAIDTRLRETHLGEWQGLTHTEVDAVAPGARSAWRADATWAPPGGENRIDVARRSMAVVGELLDKYEDWSDRPIVLVAHGGLIAALTAALLDLPVDRWSVLGGLGNTGWVQLSGYGEVPSWRLDVWNASATVAPDDVL is encoded by the coding sequence ATGCAGGGCCAACTCGACACCGACCTCTCCGAGCTCGGCCGGCAGCAGGCGCTCGCCGTCGCCGACGCGATCGCCCGGTTCGATCCGCTCGCCGTCGTCTCGTCCGATCTGCGCCGCGCCTACGACACGGCGACCGCGCTCGGCGATCGCATCGGGCTGCCGGTCGCGATCGACACGCGGCTGCGCGAGACGCATCTCGGCGAATGGCAGGGCCTGACCCACACCGAGGTCGACGCCGTGGCCCCGGGCGCGCGCAGCGCGTGGCGCGCCGACGCGACCTGGGCACCGCCGGGAGGCGAGAACCGGATCGACGTCGCGCGGCGCAGCATGGCCGTCGTCGGCGAACTGCTCGACAAGTACGAGGACTGGAGCGATCGGCCCATCGTGCTGGTCGCACACGGGGGCCTGATCGCCGCGCTCACCGCCGCCCTGCTCGACCTGCCCGTCGATCGGTGGTCCGTCCTCGGCGGTCTCGGGAACACCGGCTGGGTGCAGCTCAGCGGATACGGCGAGGTGCCGTCCTGGCGCCTCGACGTCTGGAACGCGTCGGCCACAGTGGCGCCCGATGACGTCCTCTGA
- the octT gene encoding diglucosylglycerate octanoyltransferase yields MTSSEPTPIGTDAAPQRPVLLVIGDSLSYYGPKGGLPADHPQIWPNLVAAELGWDVELVARIGWTTRDAWWAMTQDPRVWAAIPHAGAVVLAVGGMDTLPSPLPTALREGLRYIRPPALRRAARNAYGWLQPRLSPLGRPVALPPRVSVEYLETIRDALAYMRPDLPVIGTMPSVHRSEQYRSVHAGRLPAARAITRWAAEKSVPLVDLAEAVRENVFSDDANPDGIHWGWEGHRRVAAAVGDAVRIVHRDAEVPVEGLR; encoded by the coding sequence ATGACGTCCTCTGAACCCACGCCGATCGGAACCGACGCCGCCCCGCAGCGCCCGGTCCTGCTGGTGATCGGTGACTCCCTGAGCTACTACGGCCCGAAGGGCGGCCTGCCCGCCGACCATCCGCAGATCTGGCCCAACCTGGTCGCGGCCGAACTCGGATGGGACGTCGAACTCGTCGCCCGGATCGGGTGGACCACACGCGACGCGTGGTGGGCCATGACCCAGGACCCGCGGGTGTGGGCCGCGATCCCGCACGCCGGAGCCGTCGTCCTGGCCGTGGGCGGGATGGACACCCTCCCGTCCCCGCTGCCCACCGCACTGCGGGAGGGCCTGCGCTACATCCGCCCGCCGGCCCTGCGTCGCGCGGCGCGTAACGCCTACGGGTGGTTGCAGCCGCGACTGTCACCGCTCGGGCGACCGGTGGCGCTCCCACCCCGGGTCAGCGTCGAGTACCTCGAAACGATCAGGGACGCATTGGCATACATGCGCCCCGATCTGCCCGTCATCGGCACCATGCCGTCGGTGCACCGCAGCGAGCAGTACCGGTCGGTGCATGCCGGCCGGCTCCCCGCGGCACGCGCGATCACCCGCTGGGCGGCCGAGAAGTCGGTTCCCCTCGTCGATCTCGCCGAAGCGGTGCGGGAGAACGTCTTCTCCGACGACGCCAATCCCGACGGGATCCACTGGGGTTGGGAAGGACACCGCCGTGTCGCCGCCGCTGTCGGCGACGCGGTCCGGATCGTGCATCGGGATGCGGAAGTCCCGGTGGAGGGCCTACGGTAG
- a CDS encoding DegV family protein has product MSVVVVTDSSSCIDPELVRRYDIRVVPLHIIAGGRDLREGVDELPEDLSTVTTSGPSPAELTDAYTEALEDSGGDGVVAVHLSRVLSGTWDAARHAAESLGDRIRLVDSRNTAMGSGFAVLEAVRAARAGEDLARVYERAVEVAASARTLLVVDRLDHLRRGGRIGTATALLGTALAMKPVLHISDGKLVLREKTRTMTKAMAKLVDGAATDVGDEPLVAVHHRGAPERARSLVDQLAQRLPEGTEIVVSELDAVLGAHVGPGAVGVVVASAATGVSED; this is encoded by the coding sequence GTGTCCGTCGTCGTCGTCACAGATTCGTCGAGTTGTATCGACCCTGAACTGGTCCGTCGGTACGACATCCGTGTTGTGCCACTGCACATCATCGCGGGCGGACGCGACCTCCGCGAGGGCGTCGACGAGTTACCGGAGGACCTGTCGACCGTGACGACCTCCGGTCCGTCTCCCGCAGAACTGACCGACGCCTATACCGAGGCGCTCGAGGACAGTGGAGGAGACGGCGTCGTAGCCGTGCACCTCTCGCGGGTGCTGTCCGGCACATGGGACGCAGCCCGGCACGCCGCCGAATCGCTGGGCGACCGGATCCGGCTCGTCGATTCGCGGAACACCGCCATGGGTTCGGGTTTCGCCGTCCTCGAAGCGGTGCGCGCCGCACGGGCCGGAGAAGACCTGGCCCGGGTGTACGAGCGGGCCGTGGAGGTCGCGGCGTCCGCCCGGACCCTGCTCGTCGTCGACCGGCTCGACCACCTCCGTCGCGGTGGCCGGATCGGCACGGCCACAGCGCTGTTGGGTACCGCGCTCGCGATGAAGCCCGTGCTGCACATCTCCGACGGCAAGCTCGTCCTGCGGGAGAAGACCCGCACGATGACCAAGGCGATGGCCAAGCTCGTCGACGGAGCCGCGACCGACGTGGGCGACGAACCGCTCGTCGCGGTGCACCACCGCGGGGCACCCGAGCGGGCGCGCAGCCTCGTCGATCAGCTCGCACAGCGCCTTCCGGAAGGCACCGAGATCGTCGTGTCCGAACTCGACGCGGTTCTCGGCGCGCACGTCGGGCCGGGTGCGGTCGGTGTGGTCGTCGCCTCCGCGGCGACCGGTGTCTCCGAGGACTGA
- a CDS encoding ComEA family DNA-binding protein, producing MASSDHRDLARTRLGAITRSSAMPAEPPWTDDRSANDHPWADPDDGDEPLHSGPGRVRFVDRLTAARWDTGRRGTAALAAIGVLAAAVALVVVWRDRPVPEPVPPLPRVEVVDTAEPSAARETDTAQPDSAEFVVSVVGAVTRPGLVRLPAGSRVADALDAAGGAVDGADLIGLNLARRVADGDQIVVGIAPPQPVPQASGIVGAQTPGDAPPEASGPVDLNTADETALDALPGVGPVTAAAIVSWRDTNGPFTDVEQLGEVDGIGPARLARLRELVTV from the coding sequence ATGGCGAGCAGTGACCACCGTGATCTCGCGCGCACCCGCCTCGGCGCGATCACGCGTTCCTCGGCGATGCCCGCGGAACCGCCCTGGACCGACGACAGGTCGGCTAACGACCACCCCTGGGCGGATCCGGACGACGGCGACGAACCCCTCCACAGCGGTCCCGGCCGGGTACGATTCGTCGATCGGCTGACCGCCGCGCGATGGGACACGGGAAGACGTGGGACCGCTGCTCTCGCCGCGATCGGAGTGCTCGCCGCCGCAGTGGCACTCGTCGTCGTGTGGCGCGACCGGCCGGTCCCCGAACCGGTACCGCCGCTGCCGAGAGTCGAAGTCGTGGACACGGCAGAGCCGTCCGCCGCGAGGGAGACGGACACGGCACAACCGGATTCCGCTGAGTTCGTCGTCAGCGTCGTGGGTGCGGTGACACGTCCCGGGCTCGTGCGGCTGCCGGCGGGATCCCGTGTGGCCGACGCGCTCGACGCTGCCGGCGGTGCCGTCGACGGCGCCGACCTCATCGGCCTGAATCTGGCCCGGCGGGTCGCCGACGGTGACCAGATCGTCGTGGGAATCGCCCCGCCCCAACCTGTTCCGCAGGCCAGTGGAATCGTCGGGGCGCAGACACCGGGCGATGCTCCACCGGAGGCAAGCGGGCCGGTGGATCTCAACACCGCCGACGAGACCGCGCTCGACGCGCTGCCGGGCGTCGGTCCCGTCACGGCCGCGGCGATCGTCTCGTGGCGCGACACCAACGGACCGTTCACGGACGTCGAACAACTCGGTGAGGTCGACGGGATCGGACCGGCGCGACTCGCGAGGCTGCGTGAACTGGTGACGGTGTGA
- a CDS encoding DNA internalization-related competence protein ComEC/Rec2, protein MTGRNDGSDAATVLDARLVPCALAAWAVTLLGLYTGWRIVTAVAVAAVVGCAVTVRLVATGRIPRGGARILLAALAVVAGFGPAAGLRIWAADQHPIASAAERGAWAGVVLLPTDDPRRIRAAAFDDTPRVRIPARLEHVMVGGRSMDTGGSVVVLAPADSWGDLLPGQSVTARVRAAPHTGPGTTVAVLHAENAPTVVGPPPVWQRWAGTVRDRLAQVGSAVLPADRAGLLPGLVVGDTTALTDEVREDFRVAGLTHLTAVSGANVSIVLGAVLLLVRAVGLGPRSGTILAATALVAFVVVVRPSASVVRAAAMGSIGLLAFVTGRERQALPALCTAVGVLLVLLPDLAVDVGFALSVSATAALIVAAPPVVTRLVDRGWPRPIAEVAAMSLVAFVATAPLVAAVSGTVSVVSVAANVLVAPVLAPLTVLGSLVALGASVVPWVGEVLARGTGPFLWWLITVADRAASLPSAELEVPDGPVGAVVAAVLVAVAWSVARHRRVRITALVIAVAVAAVWLPVRMLRPGWPGAEWVLVACDVGQGDALVLATGDGRAVVVDTGPEPEPVDRCLRRLRIRRIALLVVSHLHADHAGGIRGVLTGRSVEMVVVGPGAAGDDAAGVLDAAAGVGVVVREVGAGATLRAGDLDIRVLGPAGRRTGGSENDNSLVLAVDTVVGRVLLPGDAEEAALDALVRSGTDVRADVLKVPHHGSRTTPARFLTAVRPSVALVSAGRDNLFGHPHPEIVSTLTGIGARVLRTDLHGDVAVLRAASGALAVVSDVRGTIEP, encoded by the coding sequence GTGACCGGACGGAACGACGGGTCCGACGCCGCAACGGTTCTCGATGCCCGGTTGGTGCCGTGCGCGCTGGCCGCGTGGGCCGTGACACTTCTCGGGTTGTACACGGGATGGCGGATCGTCACCGCCGTGGCGGTCGCGGCCGTCGTCGGATGCGCCGTGACGGTCCGTCTCGTCGCGACCGGTCGCATCCCACGCGGAGGTGCGCGGATCCTCCTCGCCGCACTGGCCGTCGTCGCGGGATTCGGGCCGGCCGCCGGTCTACGGATATGGGCCGCCGACCAGCACCCGATCGCCTCCGCAGCGGAAAGGGGAGCGTGGGCCGGCGTCGTCCTCCTCCCCACCGACGACCCGCGACGCATCCGGGCCGCGGCCTTCGACGACACACCCCGGGTACGCATCCCGGCCCGGCTCGAGCACGTGATGGTCGGTGGACGATCCATGGACACCGGGGGATCGGTGGTGGTGCTCGCCCCGGCCGACTCGTGGGGAGATCTCCTGCCCGGGCAGTCGGTCACCGCACGCGTGCGGGCGGCGCCGCACACCGGGCCGGGCACCACGGTGGCGGTGCTCCACGCGGAGAACGCACCCACGGTCGTCGGCCCGCCCCCGGTGTGGCAGCGATGGGCTGGCACGGTACGCGACCGGCTCGCGCAGGTGGGTTCCGCGGTGCTTCCCGCCGATCGGGCCGGCCTGCTGCCCGGTCTCGTGGTGGGCGACACCACGGCGCTGACCGACGAGGTGCGGGAGGACTTCCGGGTGGCCGGACTGACGCATTTGACGGCCGTGTCCGGAGCCAACGTCAGCATCGTCCTCGGAGCGGTACTGCTCCTCGTGCGCGCGGTAGGACTCGGACCGCGTTCCGGGACCATCCTCGCCGCGACGGCTCTCGTCGCCTTCGTCGTCGTGGTCCGTCCGTCGGCGAGTGTGGTGCGCGCGGCCGCGATGGGATCGATCGGGTTGCTGGCATTCGTGACGGGTCGTGAGCGACAGGCACTTCCCGCCCTGTGCACCGCGGTGGGCGTACTGCTCGTACTCCTGCCCGACCTCGCCGTCGACGTCGGGTTCGCGCTGTCGGTGTCCGCGACGGCGGCACTGATCGTCGCCGCGCCACCTGTCGTGACCCGGCTCGTGGATCGCGGGTGGCCGCGTCCCATCGCGGAGGTCGCGGCAATGTCGCTGGTCGCGTTCGTAGCGACCGCACCTCTCGTCGCGGCGGTGAGCGGGACCGTGAGTGTCGTGTCGGTCGCGGCCAATGTCCTCGTCGCCCCGGTACTTGCGCCGCTGACGGTCCTCGGTTCGCTGGTCGCGCTGGGCGCCTCCGTCGTCCCGTGGGTTGGGGAGGTGCTCGCGCGCGGCACCGGGCCGTTCCTGTGGTGGCTGATCACGGTGGCCGACCGGGCGGCATCGTTGCCGTCGGCCGAACTCGAGGTGCCGGACGGGCCGGTGGGGGCAGTGGTCGCGGCGGTGCTGGTCGCGGTGGCGTGGTCGGTGGCTCGTCACCGGCGGGTGCGGATCACGGCTCTCGTGATTGCGGTGGCCGTCGCGGCGGTGTGGCTGCCGGTGCGGATGCTGCGACCGGGCTGGCCCGGAGCCGAATGGGTACTCGTCGCATGCGATGTCGGTCAGGGCGATGCGCTGGTGCTGGCGACGGGGGACGGGCGCGCGGTCGTCGTCGACACCGGACCCGAACCGGAACCCGTCGATCGGTGCTTGCGCCGGTTGAGGATTCGCCGTATCGCACTGCTCGTCGTGTCGCACCTGCACGCCGACCACGCGGGTGGGATCCGCGGTGTCCTCACCGGGCGCTCGGTCGAGATGGTCGTGGTCGGGCCGGGTGCTGCCGGTGACGACGCGGCGGGTGTGCTCGACGCGGCGGCCGGGGTCGGTGTCGTGGTGCGGGAAGTGGGTGCCGGTGCGACCCTGCGTGCGGGCGATCTCGACATCCGGGTGCTGGGCCCGGCTGGGCGACGGACAGGCGGTTCCGAGAACGACAACTCGCTCGTCCTGGCGGTCGACACCGTCGTGGGCCGGGTCCTGTTGCCGGGAGACGCGGAGGAGGCCGCGCTCGACGCACTCGTGCGGTCGGGCACCGACGTGCGTGCGGACGTGTTGAAGGTGCCGCACCACGGCTCGCGCACCACACCCGCACGCTTCCTCACCGCTGTGCGGCCGAGCGTCGCCCTCGTCAGCGCCGGGCGAGACAACCTGTTCGGGCATCCCCATCCCGAGATCGTCTCCACCCTGACCGGAATCGGGGCGCGGGTCCTGCGGACCGACCTGCACGGCGACGTTGCAGTGCTCCGTGCCGCCTCCGGGGCGCTCGCGGTGGTGTCGGACGTGCGTGGCACGATCGAACCGTGA
- the holA gene encoding DNA polymerase III subunit delta encodes MSDASLHLILGEEELLVDRAVAKIVSDVRTRSETPGDLPVSRLRAGDAGVPELAELLSPSLFAEERIVILESTADAGKDAAALILDVAGDPPPGVTLVILHSGGGRTKAMVPALRKRGAEEHMCAAPAKAGEKAAWVRTFVHKEFQAAGVRVSGDVEQLVIEAVGSDLRELAAACSQLVADTGGKIDAAAVRRYYSGKAEVSGFDVAEKAVAGDTAGALEALRWAMHRGVAHVLLADALADAVHTIARVGSAGRGDPFSLASSLGMPPWKVKKAQAQARTWAPASIGTALTVVAALNADVKGAAADPDYALEHAVRVISELAA; translated from the coding sequence GTGAGCGACGCGTCCCTGCATCTGATCCTCGGTGAGGAAGAACTGCTCGTCGACCGTGCCGTCGCGAAGATCGTGTCCGATGTCCGCACGCGCAGCGAAACTCCCGGCGATCTCCCCGTCTCCCGGCTCCGCGCCGGCGACGCGGGCGTACCCGAACTCGCCGAGCTGCTGAGTCCGTCGCTGTTCGCGGAAGAACGCATCGTGATCCTCGAATCCACCGCCGACGCCGGGAAGGACGCCGCGGCGCTGATCCTCGATGTCGCGGGCGATCCGCCTCCGGGCGTGACACTGGTGATCCTCCACAGCGGCGGGGGACGCACCAAGGCGATGGTGCCCGCGCTGCGCAAGCGCGGCGCCGAGGAGCACATGTGTGCCGCTCCCGCGAAGGCGGGGGAGAAGGCGGCGTGGGTGCGGACGTTCGTCCACAAGGAGTTCCAGGCTGCGGGGGTGCGAGTCTCGGGCGATGTCGAACAGCTCGTCATCGAGGCGGTGGGTTCCGACCTGCGCGAACTCGCTGCGGCGTGCAGCCAGCTCGTGGCCGACACCGGCGGCAAGATCGATGCTGCGGCCGTGCGACGCTACTACTCGGGCAAGGCCGAGGTGTCGGGATTCGACGTAGCCGAGAAGGCCGTGGCCGGCGATACGGCCGGTGCGCTCGAAGCGCTACGGTGGGCGATGCACCGCGGTGTCGCCCACGTGCTGCTCGCCGATGCTCTCGCCGACGCCGTGCACACGATCGCCCGGGTCGGCTCGGCCGGTCGCGGCGACCCGTTCTCCCTCGCGTCGTCGCTGGGTATGCCGCCGTGGAAGGTGAAGAAGGCGCAGGCGCAGGCGCGCACGTGGGCGCCGGCGTCGATCGGGACCGCACTCACGGTGGTCGCTGCGCTCAACGCCGACGTCAAGGGAGCCGCGGCCGATCCGGACTACGCCCTCGAGCACGCCGTGCGGGTCATCTCCGAGCTGGCGGCCTGA
- the rpsT gene encoding 30S ribosomal protein S20, which produces MANIKSQVKRIRTNERNRLRNQSVKSSLRTAIRSFREAAAAGDKDKVNELLVATSRQLDKAASKGVIHPNQAANKKSALAKLANKL; this is translated from the coding sequence GTGGCCAACATCAAGTCCCAGGTGAAGCGGATTCGCACCAACGAGCGCAACCGACTCCGGAATCAGTCGGTGAAGTCGTCGCTTCGTACGGCGATCCGTTCGTTCCGCGAGGCTGCGGCCGCTGGCGACAAGGACAAGGTCAACGAGCTCCTCGTCGCCACGAGCCGTCAGCTCGACAAGGCTGCCAGCAAGGGTGTCATCCACCCCAACCAGGCTGCCAACAAGAAGTCTGCTCTCGCGAAGCTTGCCAACAAGCTCTGA
- a CDS encoding aquaporin — translation MEPPRDPESRIDEDLARQTSLEISDPGEFSDLRKYVAEAIGTFLLVFSAVGTAVFAGTYVGQLGVALAFGLTLLFLVYTIGPISGCHVNPAVTLGQLIVGHVTPVRAVGYWIAQVVGGLVAGLTLYAVASSLPSYDRAADGLGANGWGAHSPSAVHGPLGGVLENGYGIGAMIVVEVLLTAVLVFVVLGATDQVADAPIAGIAIGFTLAVIHLISIPIDNTSVNPARSLAVAFYQDGALGQLWAFIVFPLIGGALGALVYTFLFGRRYGLRAS, via the coding sequence ATGGAACCCCCACGCGATCCCGAGTCCCGAATCGACGAAGATCTCGCACGCCAGACCTCCCTGGAAATCAGCGACCCCGGTGAGTTCTCCGACCTGCGGAAGTACGTGGCGGAGGCGATCGGAACCTTCCTCCTGGTGTTCTCCGCGGTGGGTACCGCGGTGTTCGCCGGAACCTATGTCGGTCAGCTCGGCGTCGCACTGGCGTTCGGCCTGACCCTGCTGTTCCTCGTGTACACCATCGGCCCGATCTCCGGGTGTCACGTGAACCCGGCGGTGACGCTCGGGCAGCTCATCGTCGGTCACGTGACGCCGGTGCGCGCCGTGGGTTACTGGATCGCGCAGGTCGTCGGCGGTCTGGTCGCCGGTCTGACGCTCTACGCGGTGGCGTCGTCGTTGCCGAGCTACGACCGTGCCGCCGACGGCCTCGGGGCGAACGGCTGGGGCGCGCACAGCCCCTCGGCGGTGCACGGTCCGCTCGGCGGCGTGCTCGAGAACGGCTACGGCATCGGCGCGATGATCGTCGTCGAGGTCCTGCTCACGGCCGTGCTCGTCTTCGTGGTGCTGGGTGCGACCGATCAGGTGGCCGACGCGCCGATCGCCGGCATCGCCATCGGCTTCACTCTCGCGGTGATCCACCTGATCTCGATCCCGATCGACAACACGTCGGTCAATCCCGCCCGTAGCCTCGCCGTCGCCTTCTACCAGGACGGTGCGCTCGGGCAGCTGTGGGCATTCATCGTGTTCCCGCTCATCGGCGGAGCGCTCGGAGCGCTCGTCTACACCTTCCTCTTCGGGCGGCGGTACGGGCTCCGGGCCTCCTGA
- a CDS encoding type II toxin-antitoxin system PemK/MazF family toxin produces MAGTWKKLGRQLGRLAVDQGPKIYQQLQQSGALDKARAALNAAGRTGAASGTSGSGTTAAPKPGASGTTAPKPGAAKTQSGTKRPAPGRPVASRTTPTAQRARRLEYSPDLDGRADPGEIVWTWVAYEEDPTEGKDRPVLVVGRDDRTLLGLMLSSNSERDGHRDWLGIGSGPWDAENRPSWVRLDRVLDVPEDGIRREGAILPRARFDQVATRLRTDFGWS; encoded by the coding sequence GTGGCCGGTACATGGAAGAAGTTGGGCAGGCAGCTGGGGCGTCTCGCCGTCGACCAGGGTCCGAAGATCTACCAGCAGTTGCAGCAGTCCGGGGCGCTCGACAAGGCGCGCGCCGCGTTGAACGCGGCCGGCCGGACCGGCGCAGCGAGCGGAACCTCGGGGAGCGGTACCACTGCGGCACCGAAGCCCGGCGCGTCCGGGACCACGGCGCCGAAGCCAGGTGCCGCGAAGACCCAGTCCGGCACGAAGCGTCCGGCCCCCGGTCGCCCGGTGGCGTCGCGCACCACGCCCACGGCGCAGCGTGCCCGCCGCCTCGAGTACTCCCCCGACCTCGACGGTCGCGCCGATCCGGGCGAGATCGTGTGGACCTGGGTGGCCTATGAAGAAGATCCGACGGAGGGCAAGGACCGCCCGGTGCTCGTCGTGGGCCGCGACGACAGGACGCTGCTCGGGCTGATGCTCTCGTCGAACTCCGAACGCGACGGTCACCGCGACTGGCTCGGAATCGGCTCCGGACCGTGGGACGCGGAGAACCGCCCGAGCTGGGTGCGCCTCGATCGCGTGCTCGACGTTCCCGAGGACGGCATCCGCCGCGAAGGCGCGATCCTCCCCCGCGCACGATTCGATCAGGTCGCGACCCGGCTCCGTACCGATTTCGGCTGGAGCTGA
- the lepA gene encoding translation elongation factor 4 — protein sequence MQGDRGLLAAASPSQEHDISTFADTTFTDPAKIRNFCIIAHIDHGKSTLADRMLQLTGVVEERQMRAQYLDRMDIERERGITIKAQNVRLPWKLDGEDYVMHLIDTPGHVDFTYEVSRALEACEGAVLLVDAAQGIEAQTLANLYLALDKDLTIIPVLNKIDLPAADPDRYAGEIANIIGCEPSDVLRVSGKTGEGVPELIDAVIRQVPPPVGDADAPARAMIFDSVYDTYRGVVTYVRVVDGKIVPREKIKMMSTGTTHELLEVGIVSPEPKATAGLGVGEVGYLITGVKDVRQSKVGDTVTTARHGAEEPLTGYREPRPMVYSGLYPVDGSDYPVLRDALDKLQLNDAALTYEPETSVALGFGFRCGFLGLLHMEITRERLEREFGLDLISTAPNVVYRVVLEGGQEVVVTNPSDWPEGKAREIYEPIVKCTIIAPSEFIGSIMELCQSRRGELGGMDYLSETRVELRYTLPMAEIIFDFFDSLKSRTRGYASMDYEEAGEQEAALVKVDILLQGEAVDAFSAIVHKDAAAAYGNKMTTKLKELIPRQQFEVPVQAAIGSKIIARENIRAIRKDVLAKCYGGDISRKRKLLEKQKEGKKRMKTIGRVDVPQEAFVAALSSEASSDKPKK from the coding sequence CTGCAGGGTGACCGCGGTCTGCTGGCCGCTGCCAGTCCGAGTCAGGAGCACGACATCAGCACCTTCGCCGACACCACGTTCACGGACCCCGCAAAGATCCGGAACTTCTGCATCATCGCGCACATCGACCACGGAAAGTCGACGCTCGCGGACCGGATGCTGCAGCTCACCGGGGTGGTCGAGGAGCGGCAGATGCGCGCCCAGTACCTCGACCGCATGGACATCGAGCGCGAGCGTGGCATCACGATCAAGGCGCAGAACGTACGTCTGCCGTGGAAGCTCGACGGCGAAGACTATGTGATGCACCTGATCGACACCCCGGGCCACGTCGACTTCACCTACGAGGTCTCCCGCGCGCTCGAGGCGTGCGAGGGCGCGGTCCTGCTCGTCGACGCCGCGCAGGGCATCGAGGCGCAGACCCTCGCCAATCTCTACCTTGCGCTCGACAAGGACCTGACGATCATCCCGGTCCTCAACAAGATCGACCTGCCCGCGGCCGATCCCGACCGCTATGCCGGTGAGATCGCGAACATCATCGGCTGTGAGCCGTCCGACGTGCTCCGGGTCTCCGGCAAGACCGGCGAGGGCGTCCCCGAACTCATCGACGCCGTGATCCGCCAGGTGCCGCCGCCGGTCGGTGACGCCGACGCGCCCGCCCGCGCCATGATCTTCGACTCCGTCTACGACACCTACCGCGGCGTCGTGACGTACGTGCGTGTGGTCGACGGCAAGATCGTGCCCCGCGAGAAGATCAAGATGATGTCGACGGGCACGACCCACGAACTGCTCGAGGTCGGCATCGTCTCGCCCGAACCCAAGGCCACCGCCGGTCTCGGCGTCGGCGAGGTGGGCTATCTCATCACCGGCGTGAAGGACGTGCGCCAGTCGAAGGTCGGCGACACCGTCACCACCGCCCGCCACGGTGCGGAGGAGCCGCTCACCGGCTACCGCGAACCGCGCCCGATGGTCTACTCCGGTCTGTACCCGGTCGACGGCTCCGACTACCCGGTGCTGCGCGACGCGCTCGACAAGCTCCAGCTCAACGACGCCGCGCTCACCTACGAGCCCGAGACGTCCGTCGCTCTCGGGTTCGGTTTCCGCTGCGGCTTCCTCGGTCTGCTGCACATGGAGATCACCCGCGAGCGCCTCGAGCGCGAGTTCGGCCTCGACCTGATCTCCACGGCTCCCAACGTCGTCTACCGCGTCGTGCTCGAAGGCGGCCAGGAAGTCGTCGTGACGAACCCGTCCGACTGGCCCGAGGGCAAGGCTCGCGAGATCTACGAACCGATCGTCAAGTGCACCATCATCGCGCCGAGCGAGTTCATCGGTTCGATCATGGAGCTGTGCCAGTCGCGGCGCGGTGAGCTCGGCGGTATGGACTACCTGTCCGAGACCCGCGTCGAGCTGCGGTACACGCTGCCGATGGCCGAGATCATCTTCGACTTCTTCGACTCGCTGAAGTCGCGCACCCGCGGCTACGCCTCGATGGACTACGAGGAGGCCGGAGAGCAGGAGGCCGCGCTGGTCAAGGTCGACATCCTGTTGCAGGGCGAGGCCGTCGACGCATTCAGCGCGATCGTCCACAAGGACGCCGCGGCCGCCTACGGCAACAAGATGACGACCAAGCTCAAGGAACTCATCCCGCGGCAGCAGTTCGAGGTGCCCGTCCAGGCCGCGATCGGCTCGAAGATCATCGCCCGCGAGAACATCCGGGCGATCCGCAAGGACGTTCTCGCCAAGTGCTACGGCGGCGACATCAGCCGTAAGCGCAAGCTGCTCGAGAAGCAGAAGGAAGGCAAGAAGCGGATGAAGACCATCGGCCGCGTCGACGTTCCGCAGGAGGCGTTCGTCGCCGCGTTGTCGTCCGAGGCCTCGTCCGACAAGCCGAAGAAGTAG